The following proteins are co-located in the Pseudomonas sp. ATCC 13867 genome:
- the trmJ gene encoding tRNA (cytosine(32)/uridine(32)-2'-O)-methyltransferase TrmJ, whose protein sequence is MLDRIRVVLVNTSHPGNIGGTARAMKNMGLSRLVLVDPMDFPSGEARARASGADDILDAAVVVPTLEDALAGCSLVLGTSARDRRIPWPLLDPRECATTSLQHVQQGGEVALVFGREYAGLTNEELQRCQFHVHIPANPEFSSLNLATAVQVLVYEVRMAWLAVQGQPTKQEKVESTAMLNSVPVTSDELERFYAHLESTLVDIQFLDPQKPRHLMSRLRRLYGRSGVSKLEMNILRGILTETQKAARGELSKRSDEDV, encoded by the coding sequence TTGCTCGACAGAATACGCGTGGTGCTGGTCAATACCAGTCATCCCGGCAATATCGGCGGAACGGCCCGTGCGATGAAGAACATGGGCCTGTCGCGCCTGGTGCTGGTCGATCCGATGGATTTCCCCAGTGGCGAAGCGCGCGCCCGTGCTTCCGGCGCCGATGACATTCTCGATGCGGCTGTGGTCGTGCCGACCCTGGAAGACGCCCTGGCCGGTTGCAGCCTGGTGCTGGGCACCAGTGCGCGCGACCGCCGCATTCCCTGGCCGCTGCTCGATCCTCGCGAGTGCGCCACCACCAGCCTGCAGCACGTGCAGCAGGGTGGCGAGGTCGCGCTGGTGTTCGGTCGCGAATATGCGGGTTTGACCAACGAGGAATTGCAGCGATGTCAATTCCATGTGCATATCCCGGCCAATCCCGAGTTCAGCTCGCTGAACCTGGCGACGGCGGTGCAGGTGCTGGTCTACGAGGTGCGCATGGCGTGGCTGGCCGTTCAGGGGCAGCCGACCAAGCAGGAGAAGGTCGAGTCCACCGCGATGCTCAACAGCGTCCCGGTGACGTCGGATGAGCTGGAGCGTTTCTACGCGCACCTGGAGTCGACCCTGGTGGATATCCAGTTCCTCGATCCGCAGAAGCCGCGCCACCTGATGTCGCGCCTGCGTCGCCTGTATGGCCGCAGCGGCGTCAGCAAGCTGGAGATGAATATCCTGCGGGGTATTCTCACCGAAACACAGAAGGCTGCCCGTGGGGAGCTTTCCAAGCGGAGTGATGAAGATGTTTGA
- the suhB gene encoding type III secretion system regulator SuhB yields the protein MQPMLNIALRAARSAGELIFRSIERLDTLSVNEKEAKDYVTEVDRAAELSIVTALRKAYPNHGIMGEEGGMLEGSGEGADYLWIIDPLDGTTNFIHGVPHFAISIACKYRGRLEHAVVLDPVRQEEFTASRGRGAALNGRRLRVSNRKSLEGALLGTGFPFRDSQMDNLDAYLGMFRSLVGQTAGIRRAGAASLDLAYVAAGRYDAFWEFGLSEWDMAAGALLIQEAGGLVSDFTGGHEFLEKGQIVAGNTKCFKALLTSIQPHLPPSLKR from the coding sequence ATGCAGCCTATGCTGAATATCGCCCTGCGCGCCGCTCGCAGCGCCGGTGAACTGATCTTCCGCTCCATCGAACGCCTGGACACCCTCTCGGTCAACGAAAAAGAAGCCAAGGATTACGTCACCGAGGTCGACCGCGCTGCCGAGCTCTCCATCGTCACCGCTCTGCGCAAGGCCTACCCGAACCACGGGATCATGGGCGAAGAAGGCGGCATGCTCGAAGGCAGCGGCGAAGGCGCCGACTACCTGTGGATCATCGATCCGCTGGACGGCACCACCAACTTCATCCACGGCGTCCCGCACTTCGCGATCAGTATCGCCTGCAAATACCGCGGCCGTCTCGAGCACGCCGTGGTTCTCGACCCGGTTCGCCAGGAAGAATTTACCGCCAGCCGTGGCCGCGGCGCCGCGCTGAACGGCCGCCGTCTGCGCGTGAGCAACCGCAAGAGCCTGGAAGGCGCCCTGCTCGGCACCGGCTTCCCGTTCCGCGACAGCCAGATGGACAACCTGGACGCGTACCTGGGCATGTTCCGCAGCCTGGTCGGCCAGACCGCCGGCATCCGCCGCGCCGGCGCCGCCAGCCTGGACCTGGCCTACGTTGCCGCCGGCCGTTACGACGCCTTCTGGGAGTTCGGCCTGTCCGAATGGGACATGGCAGCCGGCGCCCTGCTGATCCAGGAAGCAGGCGGCCTGGTGAGCGATTTCACCGGTGGTCACGAGTTCCTCGAGAAGGGCCAGATCGTCGCCGGCAACACCAAGTGCTTCAAGGCCTTGCTGACCAGCATCCAGCCGCACCTGCCGCCGTCGCTCAAGCGCTGA
- a CDS encoding glycine zipper 2TM domain-containing protein, whose translation MNKSLLIGTVLGAVGVTAGGAVATYSLVDRGPEYAEVLAVQPVKETIKTPRQVCKDVAVTHQRPVKDTHQIAGTAIGAIAGGLLGNQIGGGNGKKIATVAGAIGGGYAGNKVQEGMQERDTYTTTETRCSTVNDTSDKVVGYDVKYLLDGKPGQVRMDRDPGSQIPVDKSGRLILGQQ comes from the coding sequence GTGAACAAGTCGTTGCTCATCGGTACCGTGCTGGGCGCTGTAGGCGTGACTGCCGGTGGCGCCGTGGCCACTTATAGTCTGGTGGATCGCGGGCCTGAATATGCCGAGGTGCTCGCTGTCCAGCCGGTCAAGGAAACCATCAAGACGCCTCGCCAGGTCTGCAAGGACGTCGCCGTGACTCACCAGCGTCCTGTGAAGGACACCCACCAGATCGCCGGTACGGCGATCGGCGCCATCGCTGGCGGCCTGCTGGGCAACCAGATCGGCGGCGGCAACGGCAAGAAGATCGCCACCGTGGCGGGCGCCATCGGCGGTGGTTATGCCGGTAACAAGGTGCAGGAAGGCATGCAGGAGCGTGACACCTATACCACCACTGAAACCCGCTGCAGCACCGTCAACGACACCAGCGACAAGGTCGTCGGTTACGACGTGAAGTATCTGCTGGACGGCAAGCCCGGCCAGGTCCGCATGGATCGCGATCCGGGTTCGCAGATTCCGGTCGACAAGAGCGGCCGCCTGATCCTGGGTCAGCAATAA
- the secF gene encoding protein translocase subunit SecF gives MNIKIGTINFMGVRNIAFAATLILTLIALGSWFVKGINFGLDFTGGTSIKLAYEQPADLAKVREQLVAAGFGEAVVQSFGDTRDVLVRMPSEDPELGKKVAAALQQADSTNPAKVNGVEYVGPQVGEELRDQGGLGMLLALGGILLYVGFRFQWKFALGAILSLVHDAIIVMGVLSFFQITFDLTVLAAVLAVVGYSLNDTIVIFDRVRENFRVLRKASLIENINISTSQTLLRTIATSVSTLLAIAALLFFGGDNLFGFSIALFVGVMAGTYSSIYIANVVLIWLNLSSEDLIPPPSKEADERP, from the coding sequence ATGAACATCAAGATCGGTACTATCAACTTCATGGGCGTGCGCAACATTGCGTTCGCCGCGACCCTGATCCTGACCCTGATCGCCCTCGGCAGCTGGTTCGTCAAGGGCATCAACTTCGGCCTCGACTTCACTGGCGGTACGTCGATCAAGCTGGCCTACGAGCAGCCTGCCGACCTTGCCAAGGTGCGTGAGCAACTGGTTGCCGCCGGTTTCGGCGAGGCCGTGGTGCAGAGCTTCGGCGACACCAGGGACGTGCTGGTGCGCATGCCCAGTGAAGATCCGGAGCTGGGCAAGAAGGTCGCAGCGGCCCTGCAGCAGGCCGACTCCACCAACCCGGCGAAGGTGAATGGCGTCGAATATGTCGGCCCGCAGGTGGGTGAGGAACTGCGCGACCAGGGCGGCCTCGGCATGCTCCTGGCGCTGGGCGGCATCCTGCTGTACGTCGGCTTCCGCTTCCAGTGGAAGTTCGCCCTGGGTGCGATCCTCTCGCTGGTCCACGACGCCATCATCGTGATGGGCGTGCTGTCGTTCTTCCAGATCACCTTCGACCTGACCGTGCTGGCCGCGGTACTGGCGGTGGTGGGCTACTCGCTGAACGATACCATCGTGATCTTCGACCGGGTGCGCGAGAACTTCCGCGTGCTGCGCAAGGCCAGCCTGATCGAGAACATCAACATCTCGACCAGCCAGACCCTGCTGCGGACCATCGCCACCTCGGTGTCGACCCTGCTGGCCATCGCCGCGCTGCTGTTCTTCGGTGGCGACAACCTGTTCGGCTTCTCCATCGCCCTGTTCGTGGGTGTGATGGCGGGTACCTACTCGTCGATCTACATCGCCAACGTGGTGCTGATCTGGCTGAATCTGTCCAGCGAGGACCTGATTCCGCCACCGAGCAAGGAAGCTGACGAGCGCCCGTAA
- the secD gene encoding protein translocase subunit SecD produces the protein MLNKYPLWKYLLILAVLAVGFIYSAPNLYPDDPAVQISGASTALQVSQADLDKAGKALADAGIAVKAGSLGKNSGLIRLARQEDQLPAKDIVRRALGDDYVVALNLAQTTPNWLRNIAAHPMKLGLDLSGGVHFLLEVDMDKAVDARMKVYESEIKSALRKDRVRYRSLPAQDGGIQLGFTEEADLDKAKSLIAKDYRDFEVTQSERTGMQVLRLGMTPAKLAEIREYSIKQNLTTVRNRVNELGVSEPLVQRQGANRIVVELPGVQDTAEAKRILGKTANLEFRLAAEPDAIRSATETFEFREPRRPPATLERGVIITGDQVTDASASFDENGRPQVNIRLDGHGGELMNRATRNNVGRSMAVVFIEQKPITRYAKQVVDGVEQEVAVPAFKEEKKIISLATIQSPLGNQFRITGLDAPGESSELALLLRAGGLAAPMYFAEERTIGPSLGADNIAKGIDASLWGMVFVSLFIIVIYRFFGVIATVALAFNMVMLVALMSILGATLTLPGIAGIVLTMGMAVDANVLIFSRIREELAAGMSVQRAIHEGFNRAFTAILDANLTSLLVGGILYAMGTGPVKGFAVTMSLGIITSMFTAILVTRAMVNLIFGGRDFKKLWI, from the coding sequence ATGCTCAACAAGTATCCCCTGTGGAAGTATCTGCTGATCCTGGCGGTCCTGGCCGTTGGTTTCATCTACTCCGCACCCAACCTCTACCCGGATGACCCGGCCGTGCAGATCAGTGGTGCGAGCACCGCGCTGCAGGTGTCGCAGGCCGACCTGGACAAGGCCGGCAAGGCGCTGGCCGATGCGGGCATCGCCGTCAAGGCGGGTAGCCTCGGCAAGAACAGCGGCCTGATTCGTCTGGCCAGGCAGGAAGATCAGCTGCCGGCCAAGGACATTGTCCGCCGCGCGCTGGGTGACGACTACGTAGTCGCCCTGAATCTGGCCCAGACCACTCCGAACTGGCTGCGCAATATCGCTGCTCACCCGATGAAGCTGGGTCTCGACCTGTCCGGTGGTGTGCACTTCCTGCTGGAAGTGGACATGGACAAAGCCGTCGACGCCCGCATGAAGGTTTACGAAAGCGAGATCAAGAGCGCCCTGCGCAAGGATCGCGTGCGCTATCGCAGCCTGCCGGCGCAGGATGGCGGCATCCAGCTGGGCTTCACCGAAGAAGCCGACCTGGACAAGGCCAAGTCCCTGATTGCCAAGGACTACCGCGATTTCGAAGTCACCCAGAGCGAGCGCACCGGCATGCAGGTGCTGCGCCTGGGGATGACCCCGGCGAAGCTGGCGGAAATCCGCGAGTACTCGATCAAGCAGAACCTCACCACCGTTCGCAACCGTGTGAACGAGCTGGGCGTGTCCGAGCCGCTGGTGCAGCGCCAGGGCGCCAATCGTATCGTGGTCGAGCTGCCGGGCGTGCAGGACACCGCCGAAGCCAAGCGTATCCTCGGCAAGACCGCCAACCTCGAGTTCCGCCTGGCCGCCGAGCCGGACGCGATCAGATCCGCCACCGAAACCTTCGAGTTCCGTGAGCCGCGTCGTCCGCCGGCAACCCTGGAGCGTGGCGTGATCATCACCGGTGACCAGGTCACCGACGCCAGCGCCAGCTTCGACGAGAACGGCCGCCCGCAGGTGAACATCCGTCTGGATGGCCACGGCGGCGAGCTGATGAACCGCGCGACTCGTAACAACGTCGGCCGCAGCATGGCGGTGGTGTTCATCGAGCAGAAGCCGATCACCCGCTACGCCAAGCAGGTCGTCGACGGCGTCGAGCAGGAAGTCGCGGTTCCGGCGTTCAAGGAAGAGAAGAAGATCATCAGCCTGGCGACCATCCAGTCGCCGCTGGGTAACCAGTTCCGCATCACCGGCCTGGACGCTCCGGGTGAATCCTCTGAACTGGCCCTGCTGCTGCGTGCCGGTGGCCTGGCGGCACCGATGTACTTCGCGGAAGAGCGCACCATCGGCCCGAGCCTGGGTGCGGACAACATCGCCAAGGGCATCGACGCGTCCCTGTGGGGCATGGTCTTCGTGTCCCTGTTCATCATCGTGATCTACCGCTTCTTCGGCGTGATTGCCACCGTCGCCCTGGCGTTCAACATGGTCATGCTGGTGGCGTTGATGTCGATCCTCGGTGCGACCCTGACCCTGCCGGGTATCGCGGGTATCGTACTGACGATGGGTATGGCGGTGGACGCCAACGTGCTGATCTTCTCGCGGATACGCGAGGAACTGGCGGCGGGCATGTCCGTGCAGCGGGCGATCCATGAAGGCTTCAACCGCGCCTTCACTGCGATCCTCGACGCCAACCTGACCTCGCTGCTGGTCGGCGGCATCCTTTACGCCATGGGCACCGGCCCGGTGAAGGGCTTCGCCGTGACCATGTCCCTCGGCATTATCACCTCGATGTTCACGGCCATCCTGGTCACCCGCGCGATGGTCAACCTGATCTTCGGCGGCCGCGACTTCAAGAAGCTGTGGATCTAA
- the yajC gene encoding preprotein translocase subunit YajC yields MSFLIPAAYADAAAPAAAAGPAGTGFEWVFLVGFLVIFYLMIWRPQAKRSKEHKNLIAGLQKGDEVVTSAGIAGKVTKVADDFVVVEVSDSVELKFQKGAIAATLPKGTLKAI; encoded by the coding sequence ATGAGCTTTCTGATTCCCGCTGCCTACGCTGACGCTGCAGCTCCCGCCGCCGCTGCCGGCCCGGCTGGCACCGGTTTCGAGTGGGTGTTCCTGGTCGGTTTCCTGGTCATCTTCTACCTGATGATCTGGCGTCCCCAGGCCAAGCGTTCCAAGGAGCACAAGAACCTGATCGCCGGCCTGCAGAAGGGTGACGAAGTCGTCACTTCCGCAGGTATCGCCGGCAAGGTGACCAAGGTTGCTGACGATTTCGTCGTAGTCGAAGTCTCCGACAGCGTCGAGCTGAAGTTCCAGAAGGGCGCGATTGCCGCGACCCTGCCGAAAGGCACGCTGAAGGCCATCTGA
- the tgt gene encoding tRNA guanosine(34) transglycosylase Tgt, protein MKFELLATEGKARRGRLTFPRGVVETPAFMPVGTYGTVKGMLPHDIEGIGAQIILGNTFHLWLRPGTEVIQKHGDLHDFMQWKGPILTDSGGFQVFSLGALRKIKEEGVYFASPVDGAKVFMGPEESMAVQRALGSDIVMIFDECTPYPAEFDVAKRSMELSLRWAKRSKIAHGDSPSALFGIVQGGMHEELRMRSLEGLQDIGFDGLAIGGLSVGEPKEEMIRVLDFLPPQMPADKPRYLMGVGKPEDLVEGVRRGVDMFDCVMPTRNARNGHLFVDTGVIKIRNAVHKHDESPLDPTCDCYTCQHFSRAYLYHLDKCGEMLGSMLNTIHNLRHYQRLMAGLREAIQQGTLANFVDAFYAKRGLPTPPLVE, encoded by the coding sequence ATGAAATTCGAACTGCTGGCCACCGAGGGCAAGGCCCGTCGCGGCCGCCTGACCTTCCCGCGCGGTGTGGTGGAGACCCCGGCGTTCATGCCGGTGGGCACCTACGGCACCGTGAAGGGCATGCTCCCGCACGACATCGAGGGTATCGGTGCGCAGATCATTCTGGGCAATACCTTCCACTTGTGGCTGCGTCCCGGCACCGAGGTCATCCAGAAACACGGCGACCTGCATGACTTCATGCAGTGGAAGGGGCCGATCCTCACCGACTCGGGCGGCTTCCAGGTGTTCAGCCTGGGCGCGCTGCGCAAGATCAAGGAGGAGGGCGTGTACTTCGCCTCGCCGGTGGATGGCGCCAAGGTTTTCATGGGTCCGGAAGAGTCGATGGCGGTGCAGCGTGCGCTGGGCTCGGATATCGTGATGATCTTCGACGAGTGCACCCCGTATCCGGCCGAGTTCGACGTGGCAAAGCGCTCCATGGAGCTGTCGCTGCGCTGGGCCAAGCGCTCGAAGATCGCCCACGGCGATAGCCCGTCGGCGCTGTTCGGCATCGTCCAGGGCGGCATGCACGAAGAGTTGCGCATGCGTTCGCTGGAAGGCCTGCAGGACATCGGTTTCGACGGCCTGGCGATCGGCGGCCTGTCGGTGGGCGAGCCCAAGGAAGAGATGATCCGCGTGCTGGACTTCCTGCCGCCGCAGATGCCGGCGGACAAACCTCGTTACCTGATGGGTGTGGGCAAACCCGAGGACCTCGTGGAAGGTGTGCGCCGGGGCGTCGACATGTTCGACTGCGTCATGCCGACTCGCAACGCGCGCAATGGCCACCTTTTCGTCGACACCGGGGTGATCAAGATCCGCAATGCGGTGCACAAGCACGACGAATCGCCGCTGGATCCGACCTGCGACTGCTACACCTGCCAGCACTTCTCCCGCGCCTATCTCTACCACCTGGACAAGTGCGGGGAAATGCTCGGCAGCATGCTCAATACCATCCATAACTTGCGGCATTATCAGCGGCTTATGGCTGGTTTGCGCGAGGCAATCCAACAGGGTACATTGGCGAACTTTGTCGACGCCTTCTACGCCAAGCGCGGCCTCCCCACGCCGCCGCTGGTCGAGTGA
- the queA gene encoding tRNA preQ1(34) S-adenosylmethionine ribosyltransferase-isomerase QueA — protein sequence MRVADFHFDLPEALIARHPLVERRASRLLVLDGPSGELGHRQFADLLGFLQPGDLMVFNNTRVIPARLFGQKASGGKLEILVERVLDSHRVLAHVRSSKSPKPGSKILIDGGGEAEMLQRHDALFELCFSEEVLPLLERVGHMPLPPYIDRPDEDSDRERYQTVYAERAGAVAAPTAGLHFDEALLEAIRAKGVETAFVTLHVGAGTFQPVRVERIEDHHMHNEWLEVGQDVVDAVAACKARGGRVVAVGTTSVRSLESAARDGVLKPFSGDTDIFIFPGRPFHVVDALVTNFHLPESTLLMLVSAFAGYPETMAAYAAAVEQGYRFFSYGDAMFITRNPAPRGPED from the coding sequence ATGCGCGTCGCTGACTTTCATTTCGATCTGCCCGAGGCGTTGATCGCCCGCCATCCACTCGTCGAACGCCGCGCCAGCCGTCTGCTGGTGCTGGATGGCCCGAGCGGCGAGCTTGGCCATCGGCAATTCGCCGACCTTCTCGGCTTCCTCCAGCCGGGCGACCTGATGGTGTTCAACAACACCCGGGTCATTCCTGCTCGCCTGTTCGGCCAGAAGGCTTCCGGCGGCAAGCTGGAAATCCTCGTGGAGCGTGTACTGGACAGCCACCGCGTGCTGGCCCATGTGCGCTCCAGCAAGTCGCCCAAGCCCGGATCGAAGATCCTTATCGACGGCGGTGGCGAGGCGGAAATGCTGCAGCGCCATGACGCACTGTTCGAGCTGTGCTTCAGCGAGGAGGTGCTGCCGCTACTGGAACGTGTCGGCCATATGCCGCTGCCGCCCTATATCGACCGCCCGGACGAGGATTCGGATCGCGAGCGTTACCAGACCGTCTACGCCGAGCGTGCCGGTGCCGTGGCCGCGCCCACTGCCGGTTTGCATTTCGACGAGGCGTTGCTGGAGGCCATCCGCGCCAAGGGGGTGGAGACCGCCTTCGTCACCCTGCATGTGGGCGCTGGTACCTTCCAGCCGGTGCGGGTCGAGCGCATCGAGGACCACCACATGCACAATGAATGGCTGGAAGTCGGCCAGGACGTGGTCGATGCCGTGGCCGCCTGCAAGGCACGTGGCGGCCGGGTGGTGGCCGTGGGCACCACCAGTGTGCGCTCGCTGGAGAGTGCCGCTCGCGATGGGGTGCTCAAGCCCTTCAGTGGCGATACCGACATCTTTATCTTCCCGGGCCGGCCCTTCCATGTGGTCGATGCCCTGGTGACCAATTTCCATCTGCCCGAATCCACGCTGCTGATGCTGGTTTCGGCCTTCGCCGGCTACCCGGAGACAATGGCCGCTTATGCGGCTGCGGTGGAGCAGGGCTATCGCTTCTTCAGTTACGGCGACGCCATGTTCATCACCCGCAATCCGGCGCCGCGCGGCCCTGAGGACTGA
- a CDS encoding GspH/FimT family pseudopilin — MVVHSRRASGGFTLLELMVTLAVLAILISIAAPSFTDATLSGKLSASANDLVAGVVLGRSEAIKRNKVAKMCVSSDGSTCGSGGWEQGWIILVDTTVIEKHAAAPAGFKITSSVTHIDFQPSGVGSTQASITVCRAMPTVGTQERVVEVSATGRAYVSKTTAGSCS, encoded by the coding sequence ATGGTTGTGCACTCCCGTCGAGCGTCAGGGGGCTTCACCCTGCTCGAGCTGATGGTCACCTTGGCGGTGTTGGCGATCCTGATTTCCATCGCCGCACCGTCATTCACCGACGCTACGCTGTCCGGCAAGCTCAGTGCCAGCGCCAATGATCTGGTGGCTGGCGTGGTCCTGGGGCGCAGTGAGGCGATCAAGCGCAACAAGGTGGCCAAGATGTGCGTGTCCAGTGATGGCAGCACCTGTGGTTCCGGTGGCTGGGAGCAGGGCTGGATCATCCTCGTCGACACTACCGTAATTGAGAAGCACGCGGCGGCACCCGCAGGCTTCAAGATTACCTCCAGCGTCACGCATATCGATTTCCAGCCATCCGGTGTCGGCAGTACCCAGGCGAGCATCACGGTCTGCCGGGCTATGCCCACTGTGGGCACGCAGGAGCGGGTGGTGGAGGTCAGCGCGACCGGGCGGGCCTACGTCAGCAAAACCACCGCCGGAAGTTGCTCGTAG